In a genomic window of Candidatus Cloacimonadota bacterium:
- a CDS encoding ABC transporter ATP-binding protein codes for MKNIKLIISYLKPYWKRILLGILCLLLVDAAQLAIPKIIQHIIDTLHSPDFTTGIIFKFALLIFFLALFMAVLRFLWRLLLITNAFRIERQFRNEYYAHLQKLSATFYQRYNTGKLMAYATNDLQAVRMLFGIASVLAVDVFIMMIPTLIFMANIDFRLTIYVIIPLPFVTFIMIYFGKRIHKRFAQVQKSFADLSGKVQEIISGIRLVKSFVREEEFAEKIKDKSMKLVHERIDVVKLWGMFFPLMFMIIGFSMMSLLYFGGKITILNKISIGEFVAFNSYLQLLVWPVIGIGWITNLYQRGTASLLRIRKIMKEKSEIVDTEKVDETITEIRGDIEVRNLSFTYPDSENEVLKDVSFSIEKGKTLAIVGKIGSGKSTIIRIITRLKNPSENTVFIDGKDIFEIPLSVLRSNIAVVTQDIFLFASSVKDNIKVGNQAASEKDISNIIEVSQFHKDILEMDNQLDSVVGERGVSLSGGQRQRLAIARALIKKAPILVLDDALSSVDTETEELILEGLKSSQQKKTSIIIAHRISTMQHADKIIVLEDGKIAESGNHRELIQANGIYANIYNKQKLKEEYEL; via the coding sequence ATGAAAAATATTAAACTAATCATTTCATATTTAAAACCATATTGGAAAAGAATTCTGCTGGGGATTTTATGTCTCCTTCTCGTAGATGCGGCTCAGCTTGCCATACCGAAGATCATTCAGCATATCATTGATACATTGCATTCACCCGATTTCACTACCGGAATAATTTTCAAATTTGCTTTGCTAATATTTTTCCTTGCCTTATTTATGGCTGTTCTGCGGTTTTTGTGGCGACTGCTTCTTATCACAAATGCCTTTAGGATTGAACGACAATTTAGAAATGAATATTACGCCCATCTGCAAAAATTGTCTGCCACATTTTATCAGAGGTATAATACGGGCAAACTAATGGCTTATGCAACCAACGATCTGCAAGCAGTTCGCATGCTGTTCGGCATCGCCAGTGTGTTAGCCGTTGATGTTTTTATTATGATGATTCCGACTCTCATTTTTATGGCAAACATAGATTTTCGGCTGACGATTTATGTAATAATTCCTTTACCGTTTGTAACCTTTATTATGATCTATTTTGGTAAAAGAATTCATAAACGTTTTGCTCAGGTGCAAAAAAGTTTTGCTGACCTGTCCGGAAAAGTGCAGGAGATTATTTCCGGGATTAGGTTAGTCAAATCTTTTGTAAGGGAAGAGGAATTTGCTGAAAAAATCAAAGATAAATCTATGAAACTTGTCCACGAGAGAATTGATGTAGTGAAATTGTGGGGCATGTTTTTCCCGTTAATGTTTATGATTATCGGTTTTAGCATGATGTCTTTATTATATTTTGGTGGGAAGATTACAATTTTAAACAAAATTTCTATCGGAGAATTCGTAGCGTTCAATAGTTATTTGCAGTTATTGGTTTGGCCTGTAATTGGCATCGGTTGGATTACAAATCTCTACCAACGCGGAACCGCTTCATTGCTTAGAATTCGGAAGATAATGAAAGAAAAATCGGAAATAGTAGATACGGAAAAAGTTGATGAAACCATTACGGAAATTCGGGGTGATATCGAAGTAAGAAATCTTTCTTTTACATATCCTGATTCGGAAAACGAGGTTTTGAAAGATGTTTCATTTTCAATCGAGAAAGGTAAAACACTGGCAATTGTAGGAAAGATCGGAAGCGGAAAAAGTACGATAATCAGAATTATTACCCGTTTGAAAAACCCGTCGGAAAATACTGTTTTTATTGATGGAAAAGATATTTTTGAAATTCCTTTATCTGTGCTTAGAAGTAATATCGCCGTGGTTACGCAGGATATTTTTCTTTTTGCTTCCTCAGTGAAAGACAATATCAAAGTGGGAAATCAAGCCGCTTCTGAAAAAGATATTTCAAATATTATCGAAGTTTCCCAATTTCACAAAGATATTTTGGAAATGGATAATCAGTTGGATTCGGTTGTCGGCGAAAGAGGTGTTTCCCTTTCCGGTGGTCAACGGCAAAGATTAGCTATCGCACGAGCGCTTATTAAAAAAGCACCCATTTTGGTGCTTGATGATGCTCTTTCATCTGTTGATACGGAAACTGAAGAATTAATTTTGGAAGGATTGAAATCTTCACAGCAAAAAAAAACCAGCATTATTATCGCTCATAGAATTTCAACTATGCAGCATGCCGATAAAATCATTGTTCTCGAAGATGGCAAAATTGCCGAATCTGGCAATCATCGAGAACTGATACAAGCCAATGGAATTTATGCAAATATTTACAATAAACAGAAATTGAAAGAAGAATATGAACTGTAA
- a CDS encoding ABC transporter ATP-binding protein, whose translation MKNTYFEEETVRKVYDRTLMKRLFKYLVPYKKQFGIALILLLIVAISSTAVPYLMKYGIDNFINPSLKILNLSEYPEVLKSFSGKYSELAQEIAGKRILIKSYNIDKLPPSEFHMLKTKKVIKTDFYAKFPKNEKNTKIAEKYPDKFESFGKYYIIPQKDMTGISLEDMKELRIKDIQGLMKLALIFLIIIIMRFALNYLQIYLNQWASMHSMYDLRIKVFRHMQQLPMSYFDKNPVGRLVTRVTNDLQVLSQMLGEGLITIIQDFVMMGAIIIIMLLINYKLALITFLVLPLVYFFLMKFKKYIRLVYREVRIKLAKINTKLSENISGMETIQLFHQEKEKYDEFKQTTLEYYFAELKQLKVFAIFRPFIDVLVYLSIALIIWYGSGQIMADMMSLGVLVAFISYVRRFFDPLYDLSQKYNVVQSAMAALERIFSVLDTETEDYLSEKISNEKIKGGIEYKNVWMAYKDDEYVLKNINLKISQGESVAIVGETGGGKTTLAKLLSRYYPYQKGNIFIGGNHLEDYNLQTLRKNIGVVQQDVFIFSDRIRDNISLFGENISIEKIKEAAKFVNAEGFINKLTNKYDEIVKERGSSLSAGERQLLAFARILVSDPSIFVLDEATANIDTETEMLIQDAVQKVMKNRTSIIIAHRLSTIQHVDRIIVVHKGEIVEEGSHQELLKKRGIYYNLYRLQYQEEVK comes from the coding sequence ATGAAAAACACATATTTTGAAGAAGAAACCGTTAGAAAAGTTTATGATAGAACTTTGATGAAAAGACTGTTCAAGTATCTGGTTCCATACAAAAAGCAATTTGGCATTGCCCTAATTTTATTGCTCATTGTTGCCATTTCCAGCACAGCTGTTCCATATTTGATGAAATACGGGATTGACAATTTCATTAATCCATCCCTCAAAATTTTAAATTTGAGTGAATATCCGGAAGTCTTAAAATCTTTCTCGGGAAAATATAGTGAACTTGCCCAAGAAATAGCAGGAAAAAGGATTTTGATAAAAAGTTATAACATTGATAAATTGCCTCCTTCGGAATTTCACATGTTAAAAACAAAAAAGGTAATAAAAACCGACTTTTATGCAAAGTTCCCCAAGAATGAAAAGAACACAAAAATTGCAGAAAAGTATCCTGATAAATTTGAATCATTTGGGAAATATTACATAATTCCCCAGAAGGATATGACCGGAATTTCTCTTGAGGATATGAAGGAATTGCGAATTAAAGATATTCAAGGATTGATGAAACTTGCTCTCATTTTTCTCATTATTATCATTATGCGGTTTGCCTTGAATTATCTCCAAATTTATCTGAATCAATGGGCATCTATGCATTCTATGTATGATCTTCGCATAAAAGTTTTTCGGCATATGCAGCAATTGCCTATGTCATATTTTGACAAGAATCCGGTCGGAAGGTTGGTAACGCGGGTTACAAATGACCTGCAAGTTCTTTCCCAGATGTTGGGTGAAGGCTTGATTACCATTATTCAGGATTTCGTGATGATGGGTGCAATAATTATCATAATGTTGCTCATCAATTACAAACTTGCTCTTATCACTTTTTTGGTGCTTCCGTTGGTTTACTTTTTTTTGATGAAATTCAAAAAATACATAAGATTGGTCTATCGAGAGGTGAGAATAAAACTCGCAAAAATCAATACAAAGTTGTCCGAAAACATATCCGGTATGGAGACGATTCAGCTGTTTCATCAGGAAAAGGAAAAATATGACGAGTTTAAGCAAACAACTTTGGAATACTATTTTGCCGAATTGAAACAATTAAAAGTTTTTGCAATTTTTCGTCCCTTTATTGATGTTCTCGTTTATCTTTCCATTGCCCTCATAATCTGGTATGGAAGCGGACAGATTATGGCGGATATGATGTCGCTCGGAGTTTTGGTTGCATTTATCAGCTATGTAAGACGTTTTTTCGACCCGCTTTATGACCTCAGCCAGAAATATAATGTTGTGCAGTCGGCAATGGCAGCCCTTGAGAGGATTTTTTCGGTGCTTGATACTGAAACTGAAGATTATCTCTCAGAGAAAATTTCAAATGAAAAAATCAAAGGTGGAATTGAATACAAAAACGTTTGGATGGCTTATAAAGATGATGAATACGTTCTGAAAAATATAAATCTGAAAATTAGTCAAGGTGAAAGTGTGGCAATCGTGGGTGAAACCGGTGGTGGAAAAACTACGTTGGCAAAATTACTTTCCAGATATTATCCCTATCAGAAGGGGAACATTTTCATTGGCGGCAACCATTTGGAAGATTATAATTTGCAAACTTTAAGGAAAAATATTGGAGTAGTCCAGCAGGATGTTTTCATTTTTTCCGATAGAATTCGGGATAATATTTCACTTTTCGGAGAAAACATCTCTATCGAGAAAATAAAAGAAGCTGCCAAATTCGTGAATGCAGAAGGATTTATTAACAAATTGACAAATAAATACGATGAAATCGTGAAAGAGCGTGGATCATCGCTATCAGCAGGGGAACGTCAATTGCTTGCTTTTGCTCGGATACTTGTTTCCGATCCAAGCATTTTTGTGCTGGACGAAGCTACTGCAAATATAGATACGGAAACCGAGATGCTCATTCAAGATGCTGTGCAAAAAGTAATGAAAAACCGCACCTCAATCATAATTGCTCACCGCCTTTCCACAATCCAACACGTTGATCGTATAATTGTTGTTCATAAAGGCGAAATCGTTGAAGAAGGGTCGCATCAGGAATTGCTGAAAAAACGCGGAA